A DNA window from Paenibacillus andongensis contains the following coding sequences:
- the fucU gene encoding L-fucose mutarotase, with product MLKGIPSILSPELLKVLMEMGHGDEIILADGNFPAASHTNRLLRSDGHGVPELLEAVLSLFPLDTYSEQPVALMAKVPGDTVETPIWATYEDIIRTQMPPQIEYVERFAFYERAKKAYAIVATSEKALYANVILKKGVISE from the coding sequence ATGCTTAAAGGGATTCCTTCCATCCTGTCGCCTGAGCTTTTGAAGGTACTGATGGAAATGGGGCATGGGGATGAAATTATTCTAGCAGATGGTAATTTCCCTGCTGCCAGTCATACGAATCGTTTGCTGCGCAGCGACGGCCATGGTGTACCGGAATTGTTGGAAGCGGTTTTATCGTTATTCCCGCTGGATACTTACAGTGAACAACCTGTAGCTTTAATGGCCAAAGTACCAGGGGATACCGTGGAAACACCCATTTGGGCAACTTACGAAGATATCATTCGTACCCAAATGCCGCCACAAATTGAGTATGTGGAACGATTCGCTTTTTATGAGCGAGCGAAGAAAGCCTATGCGATCGTGGCAACGAGTGAAAAAGCTTTATATGCGAATGTTATTTTGAAAAAAGGTGTCATTAGTGAGTAG
- a CDS encoding LacI family DNA-binding transcriptional regulator has product MITIYDIAEKAGVSAMTVSRVINNTGRISEATRKRVRKVMEDLHYIPNSMARSLVLQKTKILSLLITDITNPFYTTLARGAEDAAKRAGYRLLFANSDEDYAKEKDYVDMILSTRVDGVLFAPTGDHSAQNLGQLQKHNIPFVVLDREIPGIEADVVLGDSKEGARKLVEHLIGLGHRRIAMINGSQDVSTARLRYKGYCEAHLLSGLSVDESLVAHLNYRDFHDESALDALLNLEDPPTAIFAANNMLAVGVIQSLRQRGLQVPDDLSVVCFDDFGHAGAINPFLTLASQPAYQFGLLGMQLLIERIEGEAVHENRKIILPSEMIIRASTQALK; this is encoded by the coding sequence GTGATTACAATTTATGATATCGCTGAAAAAGCCGGTGTTTCGGCAATGACCGTTTCACGGGTCATCAATAATACAGGTCGTATCAGCGAGGCAACGCGCAAACGGGTAAGGAAAGTCATGGAAGATCTTCACTATATTCCGAACTCGATGGCACGCAGTCTGGTACTTCAGAAGACGAAAATTCTTTCCCTGCTCATTACGGATATTACCAATCCGTTCTATACTACGCTTGCACGCGGCGCAGAGGATGCAGCTAAACGAGCTGGGTATCGGCTGCTTTTTGCGAATAGTGACGAGGATTACGCGAAAGAGAAAGACTACGTTGATATGATTTTATCAACCCGTGTGGATGGCGTTCTATTCGCCCCGACGGGCGATCATTCTGCCCAGAATCTCGGGCAACTGCAAAAGCACAATATCCCCTTCGTTGTTCTTGACCGTGAAATTCCGGGAATCGAGGCGGATGTGGTACTTGGGGACAGCAAGGAAGGCGCGCGGAAGCTTGTTGAGCATTTAATTGGCTTGGGGCACCGCCGTATCGCGATGATTAACGGTTCACAGGATGTTTCTACAGCCCGCTTGCGCTATAAGGGGTATTGCGAAGCGCATTTGCTTAGCGGATTATCTGTAGATGAATCGCTGGTTGCACATCTAAACTACCGTGATTTCCACGATGAATCCGCGTTAGATGCACTGCTCAATCTTGAAGATCCACCGACAGCCATCTTCGCGGCTAATAACATGCTCGCCGTTGGCGTCATACAATCATTGAGACAACGCGGCTTGCAGGTGCCAGATGATCTGTCCGTCGTCTGTTTTGACGATTTCGGCCACGCAGGTGCGATTAACCCGTTTCTAACCCTGGCTTCACAGCCTGCCTATCAATTCGGCTTATTAGGCATGCAGCTGTTGATCGAACGCATTGAAGGTGAAGCCGTTCATGAGAATCGGAAGATCATCCTGCCTTCGGAGATGATTATCCGAGCTTCAACGCAGGCGTTGAAGTGA
- a CDS encoding response regulator encodes MVNILVVDDEPMICKGVAAILKQSDLDIAEVFIAYNGFEALDFIHLEKIDLVFTDIQMEKMNGIELIENIFMEDPTIPIVILSAHGEFEYAQKAIRFGAKEYLVKPITPPHLISVAAKLLGEKEEKQRHFSNWESSRTLSEHTSLEMNYYLNELVTGTVHESEVPAIMEKLGTRMKGTHYSMLVIKLSLDRGGIHDQEIATLKDRSLLKYAALNIIEETANQWCHLVFNTHNSTFSLLLQIPEEEIRGSQSINQLLMVAQMIHTNLQKYVNVKCQIGISRIREGITQLPVIYQEALESLAWSETHKGHHMFYIEDIGKTTNEQKLTNTQVDEANNRIVYETKTYIEGHFCDKGLKLQDIADAVHLSPNYLSYLFKKVMGINIWDYVTKLRMEKGKQLILTTDKRRYEISEEIGNESPEHFSKIFKKHFGLNISELKHMGP; translated from the coding sequence ATGGTTAATATTTTGGTTGTTGATGACGAGCCGATGATTTGTAAAGGCGTGGCTGCCATTTTGAAACAGTCGGACCTGGACATCGCTGAGGTGTTTATCGCATATAACGGTTTTGAAGCATTGGATTTTATACATTTGGAGAAAATCGATCTTGTTTTTACGGATATTCAGATGGAAAAGATGAATGGGATTGAATTGATTGAAAATATATTCATGGAAGATCCTACGATTCCAATCGTCATTTTATCCGCCCATGGCGAGTTTGAGTACGCCCAGAAAGCGATCCGTTTCGGAGCCAAAGAATATTTGGTCAAGCCGATAACGCCGCCTCATCTTATTTCGGTAGCAGCTAAGTTACTGGGAGAGAAGGAAGAGAAGCAGCGGCATTTCTCGAATTGGGAGAGCAGTCGAACCCTGTCGGAGCATACGTCGCTCGAGATGAACTATTACCTGAATGAGCTTGTCACAGGAACGGTTCATGAGTCCGAGGTACCTGCCATTATGGAGAAGCTGGGAACCCGAATGAAAGGTACACATTACAGCATGTTAGTGATCAAATTATCCCTAGATCGAGGCGGTATTCATGATCAGGAAATAGCGACACTGAAGGACCGTAGTCTTCTGAAGTACGCCGCTTTGAATATTATTGAGGAGACCGCGAATCAGTGGTGTCATCTCGTTTTTAATACGCATAATTCGACCTTCTCCTTGCTGCTGCAAATTCCTGAAGAGGAGATCAGGGGTTCTCAGAGCATTAATCAATTGTTGATGGTGGCGCAGATGATTCATACGAATTTGCAAAAATACGTCAATGTCAAATGTCAGATCGGGATTAGCCGCATTCGGGAGGGTATCACACAGCTGCCAGTTATCTATCAAGAAGCTCTGGAGAGCTTGGCTTGGAGTGAAACACACAAAGGGCATCACATGTTCTACATTGAGGATATCGGTAAAACAACGAACGAGCAAAAATTAACAAACACGCAGGTTGACGAGGCTAATAACCGCATTGTTTATGAGACGAAAACTTACATTGAAGGACACTTCTGTGATAAAGGCCTGAAGCTGCAAGATATCGCAGATGCTGTGCATTTAAGCCCTAATTATTTGAGCTATTTGTTTAAAAAAGTGATGGGCATCAACATTTGGGACTATGTGACCAAGCTTCGTATGGAAAAAGGGAAGCAGTTGATTCTGACCACGGACAAACGCAGGTATGAAATTTCGGAAGAAATCGGTAACGAATCCCCGGAGCATTTCAGTAAAATATTTAAAAAACATTTCGGGTTGAATATTTCGGAATTAAAACATATGGGTCCGTAA